From one Rosa rugosa chromosome 4, drRosRugo1.1, whole genome shotgun sequence genomic stretch:
- the LOC133746183 gene encoding serine/threonine/tyrosine-protein kinase HT1-like isoform X1 gives MKNFQWYKQISNNGKPERRLSLGEYNRAVSWSKYLVSPGAEIKGEAEEDWGADMSQLYIGCKFASGRHSRIYRGVYKQKDVAIKLISQPEEDADLAVLLENQFTSEVALLFRLQHPNILTFVGACKKPPVFCIITEYLSGGSLRKYLHQQEPHSLPLSLVLKLALDIARGMQYLHSQGILHRDLKSENLLLGEDMSVKVADFGISCLESQCGSAKGFTGTYRWMAPEMIKEKHHTKKVDVYSFGIVLWELLTALTPFDNMTPEQAAFAVSQKNARPPLPPTCPTAFSRLINRCWSSRPKKRPHFDEIVYILEGYAESLEQDPDFFSSYKSPQDHTLSRCFPKWISRH, from the exons ATGAAGAATTTTCAGTGGTATAAGCAGATTTCCAACAATGGCAAACCAGAGAGGAGGCTGTCACTTGGAGAATACAACAGGGCGGTTTCGTGGTCCAAGTACTTGGTATCTCCAGGGGCTGAGATTAAAGGCGAAGCAGAGGAAGATTGGGGTGCTGACATGTCCCAATTGTACATTGGCTGCAAATTTGCTTCAGGGAGACATAGCAGGATTTACAGAGGGGTTTATAAGCAGAAGGATGTAGCGATTAAGCTTATAAGCCAGCCGGAGGAGGATGCCGACTTGGCTGTTTTGCTCGAAAACCAGTTCACTTCAGAAGTGGCTTTGCTGTTTCGATTGCAACACCCGAATATCCTCACT TTTGTTGGAGCTTGTAAGAAGCCTCCTGTGTTCTGCATAATCACCGAGTATTTATCCGGGGGATCGCTGAGAAAGTATCTCCATCAGCAGGAGCCACACTCCCTTCCACTCAGCCTAGTTCTCAAATTAGCCCTTGATATTGCACGCGGAATGCAATATCTTCATTCTCAAGGTATACTTCATAGGGATCTCAAGTCGGAAAATCTATTGCTAGGAGAAGATATGTCTGTGAAAGTTGCGGATTTTGGTATCTCGTGCTTGGAATCACAGTGCGGCAGTGCTAAGGGGTTCACCGGGACTTACCGTTGGATGGCGCCTGAAATGATAAAAGAGAAACACCATACAAAAAAAGTTGATGTTTACAGTTTTGGCATAGTTCTTTGGGAACTTTTAACAGCACTGACACCATTTGACAACATGACTCCGGAACAGGCTGCATTTGCAGTGTCACAGAAG AATGCAAGACCTCCGTTGCCGCCCACATGCCCAACGGCATTCAGTCGTCTCATCAACCGATGTTGGTCGAGTCGTCCGAAGAAGCGACCCCACTTCGATGAGATAGTTTACATTTTGGAAGGTTATGCAGAGTCCCTTGAGCAGGACCCAGATTTTTTCTCATCCTACAAATCTCCCCAAGATCACACCCTTTCCCGATGCTTTCCAAAATGGATCAGTCGCCATTGA
- the LOC133746183 gene encoding serine/threonine/tyrosine-protein kinase HT1-like isoform X2 yields MKNFQWYKQISNNGKPERRLSLGEYNRAVSWSKYLVSPGAEIKGEAEEDWGADMSQLYIGCKFASGRHSRIYRGVYKQKDVAIKLISQPEEDADLAVLLENQFTSEVALLFRLQHPNILTFVGACKKPPVFCIITEYLSGGSLRKYLHQQEPHSLPLSLVLKLALDIARGMQYLHSQGILHRDLKSENLLLGEDMSVKVADFGISCLESQCGSAKGFTGTYRWMAPEMIKEKHHTKKVDVYSFGIVLWELLTALTPFDNMTPEQAAFAVSQKIMWGPAAMVIILILAGNDISKIKELS; encoded by the exons ATGAAGAATTTTCAGTGGTATAAGCAGATTTCCAACAATGGCAAACCAGAGAGGAGGCTGTCACTTGGAGAATACAACAGGGCGGTTTCGTGGTCCAAGTACTTGGTATCTCCAGGGGCTGAGATTAAAGGCGAAGCAGAGGAAGATTGGGGTGCTGACATGTCCCAATTGTACATTGGCTGCAAATTTGCTTCAGGGAGACATAGCAGGATTTACAGAGGGGTTTATAAGCAGAAGGATGTAGCGATTAAGCTTATAAGCCAGCCGGAGGAGGATGCCGACTTGGCTGTTTTGCTCGAAAACCAGTTCACTTCAGAAGTGGCTTTGCTGTTTCGATTGCAACACCCGAATATCCTCACT TTTGTTGGAGCTTGTAAGAAGCCTCCTGTGTTCTGCATAATCACCGAGTATTTATCCGGGGGATCGCTGAGAAAGTATCTCCATCAGCAGGAGCCACACTCCCTTCCACTCAGCCTAGTTCTCAAATTAGCCCTTGATATTGCACGCGGAATGCAATATCTTCATTCTCAAGGTATACTTCATAGGGATCTCAAGTCGGAAAATCTATTGCTAGGAGAAGATATGTCTGTGAAAGTTGCGGATTTTGGTATCTCGTGCTTGGAATCACAGTGCGGCAGTGCTAAGGGGTTCACCGGGACTTACCGTTGGATGGCGCCTGAAATGATAAAAGAGAAACACCATACAAAAAAAGTTGATGTTTACAGTTTTGGCATAGTTCTTTGGGAACTTTTAACAGCACTGACACCATTTGACAACATGACTCCGGAACAGGCTGCATTTGCAGTGTCACAGAAG ATCATGTGGGGACCTGCTGCTATGGTCATCATCCTTATCCTTGCAGGAAATGATATTTCCAAAATCAAAGAATTATCTTAA